The sequence attaatttcttatatgTTATAATGCATGTGTTTTGGATAATATTAGGGAAGGATTAAGCATATATTAGCTATATCCTGGTGTGAGTGAGTTAAAGTGTTCTATAGATATAGAGTAACTAAGCATATaatatctcataatttttaaattctatacTCTTGAAGCtactttcaaattttggaGTTGACATTCCAAAAAggtttaattgcatttattcCATGGCAAAACAAAActccaaatataaaaatgataaatagtaacattgaaataattatttttttgataattgcAGGACTCCAACCACTAATATTTAAAAGTGGGCGAAATTTGTTTAAGTGGATAAAATTAGCTAGTGGTTTTGTATTTGGGTATCATGTGACATGTCACGACAtctagtataaaatataagtctaaatgttattttaataaaatttgattttatgtaGCCaatcagtaaaaaaaaatctaaataaaaaagtgattctctctctttctctctttttatatGATTGCTTATACGGCAACGAAACAAAGGCAGGTGGGAGTAGGACTCCATTTGTGTGGCATTTATAGCTAGGTGACAATGATGAAATCAAAGCAGAGCTGGCATGGTATGTGACCGTTGAAATGGCTACGTCAGCATTTCTATTCGCCTCtagttaaatttgaatgatAAATTCCAAAGTtcatattataaatgtaaaaaatctgatattgtaaatgtaattttataatttaaaatttttaaaaaagagtgTATGTACTTCACAAATCACGAGGTGATTTgatttagagtaaattacaacgaactCTTCTAAGGTtcttagataattataaatgtcctttattgtttgaaaaattatacattcttgatatttgatgaaattatataatttttggatgggatatgaaattataaactatgcccttactgtatttaaaaaaaattataaaaaatcggATGGGGgcgaatgaaaaaatttaaaagaattataaaaaaaattattcacttagtcaataaaaaaattaaaaaaaaattaaaagctaaataaaattataagttttagtGCACGAGGGCATTTTAgccagttcaccataaaaaatggatgaaagtCTAAACAAAACTAACTGAATggactaattgttagacgaccgttaaaattaggaggtatttataattttttaaacaacaaaaggtattcataattatatcaaacctaaagggaggtcattgtaatttaccttttgattcattttaaggtctgacataattatgaattccccttcattgtttgaaaaattataaatatcccactaatatttgatgaattatgtaatactttgtatggaggtatgaaattgtcaatttttcccttactgtattttttttacttgtataaaaattaaaaaaaattataaaaaaattcagatggggtggatgaaaaataaatttaaaaacttccACTTagcccacaaaaaaaaatcataaaatttaaaaattaaataaaagtataatttttaattcagaaggacattttaataaactcaccataataaacaaaaacctAATGAATTAGACCAATTGTTAGACGGTTGTTAAAACCAGaaggtattggtaattttctaaataacaAGAGGatatcgtaattatgtcaaaccttaTGGAAGATAGTTgcatattttcaatatcattgGGGTTATAAGCATTTTTCGCAAtcttaatatcaaaatttgcaatttccGAAGTTTGCCATgttttttaggaaaaagtgCACAAAATCCTCctgtgttaaaaatatatacaaaaaatttgttgcattttttaaaatcttgcaCGCATTCCCCTCGTTGTATCTGACTTGACGACAGCAGGAGACCATGAGTTGTTTGATTATTGAAATATACGAAGAATTCTTACCAAAATAAAGTTTGGGCGAGtgtgatatatttgtaatgtaattgataattcttgtttaaatttatacacAAATCACAATATAAgcatattatatttgtcatataattaatttaaattggatttgaattagaatttttggaACGATAGGCATTGGTGAGGAGTGAAGATAGGCAATTAGCTCTCATCAGTGTGTTTGgaatgactaaaattgagtGTTATTTTGGGAGAGATAAATGGTGAGAAGTTGTGAAATGAGTTTTCAACCTCACAGAAGTAACCATCACCGGtacaagtatataaatatagatagatCCCTCCACCTTTTCAATAAGAAATCATCTTTTCTGCATTTTTTTCCGTTCCAATAAGAATCAAATACGTAccgcaaaaaaataaaaacaagaaagaggAGAGGAAAAATGGCAACAAAACTCGCACAAGTTGCAATCATCTTAGCCGGAGCCCTCTGCTTCCTCTCTCTTGCAGATGTCGCCAACTCTGAGGTGCCTCAATTCATCGTTAAGGGAAAGGTGTTCTGCGAAGTCTGCCgtctcaattttatcaataaattcagccATCCTATGCCAAGTACATGAACTAATTTATACCACATATGTATAGTATCTTCTAGCTGTTATACACACCAAACACattacatatacacacacacgcaaGCATTGATGACATAAAtgacatttatatatacagaAGCAGAAGTGAAGTTGGAATGTAGAGATGAGGGAACCGGGAAAGTGATGTACCGCTTGACGGGTGGTCAAACCAACGACAATGGAGAGTACACATTGTACGCTGAAGGTGATCATGGTGAGGAAATCTGTGAGGTGACATTGGTGAAGAGCAGCCAGCATGACTGTGCTGAGATCCCAACTGACGATTCGGGAGAGAAGCAAGCAGCGGAAATCACCCTCACCGTCAACAACGGCTTCCATGATAATATTCGCCTAGCCAACCCACTCAGCTTCACCAGGAAGAAAGCCCTGCCCAAGTGCGCTAAGCTCTTGAAGGAGCTGGCAGAGGACAAGGAAGACGATGAGCCCTTGCCTAAATGATGCGATTATGATGATACCGAGTTTAGTTTCTTATAGTTGTCCATCATGTGTTATAGGTCTGCTCTGAGTTGATGATGTGCTACCTATTACCAGACCACCTATCTatctatgtattttattatcgATTTTGATAGAACAAAGATTTTGTTTCCTAAGGGTAGACTTTGCAAGTTTCATTCAGCATGCCCTTCTCATGTCAATTAAGTGCTACATGATATGATAATTAGAATCAGCAAATGGGACATGATCAatgttattatttacataaacatCTTAATTACATCATGAccattttcaaacacttttgCAGCTCTGCTTCAATACATGTCAAAGACACACAAAACATGCACACCACtacctaatattttttatgttttatttacaatattataaagaaatgGTTACCTAAATCGAGTTTCGTCAAAcctgaatcaattatatgtaaaaaattttacaattatatcaCATTTGTTGTAATGATACCACTTCTGTACGTGGTCCTTGAATTAGACAATAGGGTTTGGCCTGACCAAACTTGAGACCAGTGATAACTCATGCCTCGTTTCTAGACCTATCCCATGTCGCCTTGCTCCAACTACCCATTTCATTCCCTATCAAAATATTCCCCAGCGCAATAGACTCAACAAACCTAacccataaaattttattagattttttttctttgattaatgaatataattttattaaaagttatatgattgttttaaatatctaaataagacatataatttattattctgcTATTACATGTACtaaacaaacattaaaaaaagctaaataaagtaaatatatttataactattattagaTGTTGGTTTTGGACAAAATTGTTGGTTTGCCCTCAATGCATTcggatttataaaattaaaacatatccCTCAGACCAAAGCCCAATGATAGACCTGAATCCACCCCGATCACAGTATACCGAGGCCTTTGGTCTTATCCTAGTAACTATATAAATAGGTTTGAAACGATAATCAAGCTACTAGAtactttatttggaattaatgGGTGACAATGCCGTTTGAGTTTGGTTCATTAATTtagcaaattaaatttaaacttttttttaaaaaaaaaattcaaactttgcTCGATTGAGCTCGATTTaccaaagaaataaaataatatatttgaaaatatatcaaattattcaaattgagCTTACGTCagatttaactaaaatttgttccaacttattttgattaataattaaacaagCTCAAATGCACTCAGTAGTGATTCAAACAACATCTAAACGCACTTGAAATACATTTTctctttgctttctttttttcttaaagaaaaaagttattacatacattaattatatagtaatcTCGATCATAccaacatataattataacaatagttaggaaatgaattattaatttaaaattatttaataactatTACCAGAATTACATTTctattaacatttttagttagaaaattgagggttaatttcttttaagtttAAAATAGAATTCATAGGTAGCACCAATATTTTGATGGTAAATATGAGGATGATCATAAAAGTCGGAGTGAAGTGAGTTTTCAACCTTAGACAAGTAACAAACAATCACCAGGACAAGTATATAAATAGAGCCCTCCATCTCTCATCAATCACCGACAACTCACAAGTGATCCTCTTTTGTGCGCTTTCTCATTCCCAACATCATCAATCGAATAAAGCAAAAAGCACAAAAGAGGGAAGAAGAATGGCAAGGCTCGCAATCGTCTTAGCTGGAGCTCTCTGCCTCCTCTCTCTGGCTCAGCTCGCCAACGCCCAGGAGCCTCAATTCATCGTCAAGGGAAGGGTGTTCTGCGAAGTTTGCCGTGccaatttcatcaataaattcagcAAGCCAATGGTAGGAGCAGAAGTGAAGTTGGAATGCAGAGATGAGGAATCCGGGATGGTGACATACAGCTTGACTGGGGGTGTCACCAATGACAAGGGAGAGTACAGATTAGCGGCGGAAGGTGATCATGAAGCGGAATACTGTGAGGTGACATTGGTGAAGAGCAGCGAGCCTGATTGTGCTGAGATCCCAGTTGACGGGTTGGGAGAGATACCAGCAGCTGAAATCACACTCACAGCCAACAATGGCTTCCATGATACGTTCCGTCACGCTAACGCACTCTTCTTCACCAAGAAGGAAGCCATGCCTCAGTGCGAAGAGCTCTACAAGGAGCTGGAAGAGGACAAGGAAGACGAGGAGCCCTTGCCTTGATGcgattatatatacatatatgtgatggagtttaatttgttatatggTACACATGCACGTGTTGTGGGTCTAATAATTAGTGTAGGGTCTTTCTCAGTTTAATTCATTCTGAAGGGTCTATGCGCCTTCTGATTGTGTTGGGAGgacgtacatatatatgtacactACTCtcatgcaatatatataataataattgttatttttcatcattcaaggaattcatatatatatatatatatatatattaaataattcagattatcatataattaaattacggAATATTCTTGGTTTATAAATACCGGGGATCCCGTATTCATTGGACCAGTTCATCATCAATGACAATATGACCACCGTTGATCATGTATCTTTATTAGCATACGCCATTGATTCTAAAACTACCAACAGGATATAAAAATCATCAACTAGCTAGGACATGGCGGGGGTATATATACAACAAGTAGCTTAATTAGACAACTggcaatttcttttttaatttttttccttggaACTACGAGACAAACTGGAAGATCATGATCAACCACTGGAGGCGCATCTCCTCCTCTTGGCCATAAAAAGGTGCTCCGCCGCTTGCCACTCCTCCACCGCGTCGAAATCCAACTGTTTCACGCCGGCCGCCGACGCATCAAACAAGCAACCGGCCGCCGCCTGGGATAGACCCCTGTATAGCTGCTTAGTTTTGCGGCGACCTGCACCGACG is a genomic window of Sesamum indicum cultivar Zhongzhi No. 13 unplaced genomic scaffold, S_indicum_v1.0 scaffold00164, whole genome shotgun sequence containing:
- the LOC105179458 gene encoding olee1-like protein, which gives rise to MATKLAQVAIILAGALCFLSLADVANSEVPQFIVKGKVFCEVCRLNFINKFSHPMPKAEVKLECRDEGTGKVMYRLTGGQTNDNGEYTLYAEGDHGEEICEVTLVKSSQHDCAEIPTDDSGEKQAAEITLTVNNGFHDNIRLANPLSFTRKKALPKCAKLLKELAEDKEDDEPLPK
- the LOC105179501 gene encoding olee1-like protein, with product MARLAIVLAGALCLLSLAQLANAQEPQFIVKGRVFCEVCRANFINKFSKPMVGAEVKLECRDEESGMVTYSLTGGVTNDKGEYRLAAEGDHEAEYCEVTLVKSSEPDCAEIPVDGLGEIPAAEITLTANNGFHDTFRHANALFFTKKEAMPQCEELYKELEEDKEDEEPLP